GGAGGAGTCCACGGTCATCTCCCCGCTGCCGCCCGGCCCCGCCGCGCGCAAGGTCTCCGGCCGTGCCGTCCTGGGCGGCGCCCGGCGCAACCTGGCCGCCGCGGGCGCGGGCGCCCTGCTGATCGCGGTGCTCGGCACCGTCGTCACCCTCGGCGTCACCTCGGACGGCGACGAGCCGGACAGCCGCAACGTCACCACCGAGCAGACGGCCACCGAGGACCCGGCCGACGACGGCCTGCCCGCCGACGAGACGGACGACGGCTCGTCCCCGGCCGGGGCGTCCACCGGCGAGACGTCCGCGACCCCGAGCGCCTCGGACTCCGCGAGCCCCAGCACCTCCGGATCGCCCTCCCCGAGCGCCTCATCGTCGAGCGGTACGCCACCGACGGGCGAGCCGACGGACGGGGAGAGCAGCACGCCGGGAGAGCCGACGCCGACCGGGAAGCCGACCAAGCCGCCGACGACTCCGCCCACCACCCCGCCGACGACCCCGCCCACCGAGACGCCGACGACCCCGCCGACCGAGCCGCCCACCGACGGGCCGGAGCCGCCTCCGGCGGAGGGCTCCTCCTCGGCGAGCGGGCCGGTGGAATCCGCCTCCGCCCCCGTCGAGTCCGCGAGCGCACCGGAGTCCGGCCCGACGGCCTGAGCGGGCCGGACAGCAGAGAGCCGGGTGGTTCACGCGGAAGCGTGAACCACCCGGCTCTCGTCCGTACCGAATCCCCACCGACGTCAGAGGTGCCGGGCGGTCAGAACAGGCGCAGCTTGTCGTCCTCGATGCCGCGCATCGCGTCGTAGTCCAGGACCAGACAGCCGATGCCCCGGTCCGTCGCCAGCACCCGGGCCTGCGGCTTGATCTCCTGCGCGGCGAAGACGCCCCGCACCGGCGCCAGGTGCGGGTCGCGGTTCAGCAGCTCCAGATAGCGCGTCAGCTGCTCCACGCCGTCGATGTCACCGCGCCGCTTCAGCTCCACGGCCACCGTCTGCCCGTTCGCGTCCCGGCACAGGATGTCCACCGGGCCGATCGCGGTGGGGTACTCACGGCGGATCAGGGTGTGTCCCTCGCCGAGGATCTCGATCCGGTCCGCGAGCAGCTCCTGGAGGTGCGCCTCCACACCGTCCTTGATGAGCCCCGGGTCGACGCCCAGCTCGTACGAGGAGTCGTGGAGGACTTCCTCCATCGTGATGATCAGTTTTTCGCCCGCCTTGTTCACCACGGTCCAGACGCCTTCCTCACCGTCGGCGCCCTCCTTCAGGGTGCACGGCGGGGACATCCAGTTGAGCGGTTTGTACGCCCGGTCGTC
This sequence is a window from Streptomyces parvus. Protein-coding genes within it:
- the nucS gene encoding endonuclease NucS, coding for MRLVIARCSVDYAGRLTAHLPSAPRLILVKADGSVSIHADDRAYKPLNWMSPPCTLKEGADGEEGVWTVVNKAGEKLIITMEEVLHDSSYELGVDPGLIKDGVEAHLQELLADRIEILGEGHTLIRREYPTAIGPVDILCRDANGQTVAVELKRRGDIDGVEQLTRYLELLNRDPHLAPVRGVFAAQEIKPQARVLATDRGIGCLVLDYDAMRGIEDDKLRLF